A section of the Coprothermobacter sp. genome encodes:
- the feoB gene encoding ferrous iron transport protein B — protein sequence MAYCEVTPRIVRGQRFDLTIALAGNANVGKSVIFNALTGMNQIIGNWPGKTVELAEGSFDYKGKHIRVVDLPGIYSLSTYSQEEVVSREFIAEAQPDVVVNVVDSTVLERNLYFTLQLRELGAPLVTALNLIDLATKEGLVIDESKLASLLGVPVVRTSGASGKGLDALVDACLATADRPPVAPVAYGKEVEGAIRALETELGGVTLPDSLVHYAPRFLAIKLLEGDAEIMGRWGGSNSVTEVAAGLAHDLEQIHGESGASIMSSERYSACARIAAASVRRPERRDDAPGDRLDKVLLHRVFGWVTLVIVMFAVFGLIFVLGGRLSSVLDALFGSLQNAFLALPIVPWLRDFLWGGVLQGVLAGVSIALPYIVPFYIVLSFLENSGYMARMAFLTDAIMHRMGLHGKAFMPIILGFGCNVPAVLGTRIMERDRDRFIGGVLASLVPCSARTVVILGLVGAFMGFWPALSLYLISLVIIFVVGRLLNRFIPGTNPGLIMEMPSLKWPPLRITLKQTWFRLKDFVVFAFPIIAGGSVVLYVFGKLGWVTAFATWAAPFTEGILGLPPAALVVLVFGILRKELALIMLATLMHTPHLGTVMTPQQMYIFALIVMLYVPCVSTIAALRREFGTRRATLVSVGEVVLALVLGALVNWGWNLVSLIH from the coding sequence ATGGCATACTGTGAGGTCACGCCACGCATCGTACGCGGGCAACGTTTCGACCTGACCATTGCGCTGGCCGGCAACGCCAACGTCGGCAAGTCTGTCATCTTCAACGCCCTGACCGGCATGAACCAGATCATCGGCAACTGGCCCGGCAAGACCGTCGAACTGGCGGAGGGTTCCTTCGACTACAAGGGGAAGCACATCCGGGTCGTCGACCTGCCCGGCATCTATTCGCTGTCAACGTACTCGCAGGAAGAGGTAGTCAGCCGCGAGTTCATCGCTGAGGCCCAGCCGGACGTGGTCGTCAACGTGGTCGACTCGACCGTACTGGAACGCAACCTGTATTTCACCCTTCAGCTCAGGGAACTGGGCGCGCCACTCGTCACGGCGCTCAACCTCATCGACCTTGCGACCAAGGAAGGCCTGGTCATCGACGAGTCGAAACTTGCCTCGCTCCTGGGCGTGCCTGTCGTCCGGACGTCGGGAGCTTCAGGCAAGGGGCTGGACGCTCTGGTCGACGCCTGCCTGGCGACGGCGGACAGACCTCCCGTTGCACCGGTGGCCTACGGCAAGGAGGTCGAGGGCGCCATCCGGGCGCTCGAGACGGAACTTGGGGGGGTTACTCTGCCCGACAGCCTGGTCCACTACGCTCCGCGGTTCCTCGCCATCAAGCTGCTGGAGGGGGACGCTGAGATCATGGGCCGCTGGGGAGGGAGCAATTCCGTGACGGAGGTGGCAGCTGGACTTGCGCACGACCTGGAACAGATCCATGGAGAATCCGGCGCAAGCATCATGTCCTCTGAACGGTACAGTGCCTGCGCCCGCATCGCCGCCGCATCGGTACGGCGGCCCGAACGACGCGACGACGCACCGGGCGACCGCCTGGACAAGGTCCTGCTCCATCGCGTTTTCGGATGGGTGACATTGGTCATCGTCATGTTTGCCGTGTTTGGTCTCATCTTCGTCCTGGGGGGCCGGCTCTCCTCTGTCCTGGACGCTCTCTTCGGCTCTCTGCAGAACGCCTTTCTGGCTCTCCCCATTGTCCCATGGCTGCGAGACTTTCTCTGGGGCGGCGTCCTGCAGGGTGTCCTGGCAGGCGTCTCTATCGCTCTCCCCTATATTGTCCCGTTCTACATTGTCCTCTCGTTCCTGGAGAACTCGGGATACATGGCCCGCATGGCATTCCTGACCGACGCCATCATGCACCGCATGGGCCTGCACGGCAAAGCGTTTATGCCCATCATCCTCGGATTTGGGTGCAATGTGCCCGCCGTCCTGGGGACGCGCATCATGGAACGCGACCGGGACCGCTTCATCGGCGGCGTGCTTGCGTCACTTGTCCCATGCTCGGCGCGCACCGTCGTCATCCTGGGACTCGTGGGCGCCTTCATGGGTTTCTGGCCCGCGCTGTCCCTGTATCTCATCAGCCTCGTCATTATCTTCGTCGTCGGACGCCTGCTCAACCGGTTTATCCCGGGCACCAATCCTGGACTCATCATGGAGATGCCCAGTCTCAAGTGGCCGCCCCTGCGCATTACCCTCAAGCAGACATGGTTCAGGCTCAAGGACTTTGTGGTCTTCGCATTCCCCATCATCGCGGGCGGCTCCGTCGTGCTGTACGTTTTCGGCAAGCTGGGATGGGTGACCGCTTTCGCGACATGGGCTGCGCCCTTCACCGAAGGCATTCTGGGGCTTCCTCCCGCGGCGCTGGTCGTCCTCGTCTTTGGGATCCTCCGCAAGGAACTTGCCCTCATCATGCTGGCCACGCTGATGCACACCCCCCATCTAGGAACCGTCATGACACCTCAGCAGATGTACATTTTCGCCTTGATCGTCATGCTCTATGTCCCCTGCGTCAGTACCATCGCAGCACTGAGACGCGAGTTCGGCACCAGGCGCGCGACACTTGTCAGTGTGGGCGAGGTCGTGCTGGCGCTCGTCCTTGGCGCCCTGGTCAACTGGGGCTGGAACCTGGTGTCGCTCATCCACTAG